The Wolbachia endosymbiont of Drosophila innubila region ATTCATTCCGCTTTTCCCACGGATTTTCATACACTAGATCACAGCCTAATTTTTTTTCTTTTAGAAAAGCTCTAACTTTTCGTGAAAATGGACAAAGAGGAAAATGATATAAAATTATAATGTTCCTCTTTTGTTATACCAATATCCTTTTTTTGTTACTCTATGGCTTGACCTACAACTGTACGAACTTTCTTTGTAGTCCACAGAAGTTTGCGTAGCAGGTAGTGTCATGCAAGTAGCTGACACTGGAATCCAGTTCTTGTTATACAATTGCCTAGTGCGCTCATTTACAGTTAAGTTTTCTGGATCCAAGTAGTCAAGCACTGGGATGACATCCTTTTCGGTAAAAATTGCTCTTATATCACAACATTCATACAGCTGTATGCCTAGGCACTGGGATGACATAAATAAGCGCTGAAATGACATAAATAAACATTGGAGTGACAATCTTGTAGTGACTTGCATGACAACTAACTTTTTGTTTACTTCAAAATAGCACTGTAAAAAATTTAACATATCAAATTATAGAGCTAATATAGGATATACCTTGCTAAATAAAAAAAAAAGTATAATATTTTATAAGGTATGCAGGCAAAAACTCTGTAATTTGGTCAGATCAGAAATGAAGCAGCCATATCAGAACCTTTTTGGGTTGCATACCTATTTCATTATTTGTTTTATCCGAGGCTATGAATATAGCATTAAAACATCGTCCTAGTAGCTTCAAAGATCTAGTAGGTCAAGATATATTAGTGCGTGTATTAGAAAATGCTTTTATTTTAAACAAAATCCCACAATCTATACTGCTCTCTGGTAGTAGTGGAGTTGGTAAAACCACCACTGCAAGGATAATAGCTTTATGTTTGAATTGTTCCCTGGGGCCAATTTTTGAACCTTGCGGATCATGTGAAAATTGTCTAGCAATAAAAAATTCAAGCCATCCAGATGTAATTGAAATCGATGCAGCAAGTCACACTAGCATTGACGATATTAAAGTAATCCTGGGAGATATTTGCTATTCACCTATAAGCTCTAAATTCAAAGTCTACATTATAGATGAAGTACACATGCTATCTAGCAGTGCATTTAACGCATTACTTAAAACCCTAGAAGAGCCACCATCTAGTGTAAAGTTCATTTTAGCAACTACGGAAATAAAAAAGATACCAATAACTATTATTGCACGTTGTCAAAGATTTGATTTACACAACATTCCTGTAGCTAAAATAGTGGAACGTTTAAATGATGTTGCACAAAAAGAGAGTTATTCCATTGAAAAGGGAGCATTAGAATTAATTGCACGACACTCTGGAAATTCAATGCGTAACGCCTTGTTTTTGATGAATCAAGCAGTGCTATATAGCAAAGATGGTGCAATATCCACTAAAAATGTGACAGACATACTTGGCCTAGTGGATAAAGATATTATATTCGATCTATTAGGGGCAATATTAGAAGGTGATTTACAGAAAGCTCTATCAGTGTTTGACAAGGCGGTAAAAACAGCAAACCCACTTAGTAT contains the following coding sequences:
- the dnaX gene encoding DNA polymerase III subunit gamma/tau, yielding MNIALKHRPSSFKDLVGQDILVRVLENAFILNKIPQSILLSGSSGVGKTTTARIIALCLNCSLGPIFEPCGSCENCLAIKNSSHPDVIEIDAASHTSIDDIKVILGDICYSPISSKFKVYIIDEVHMLSSSAFNALLKTLEEPPSSVKFILATTEIKKIPITIIARCQRFDLHNIPVAKIVERLNDVAQKESYSIEKGALELIARHSGNSMRNALFLMNQAVLYSKDGAISTKNVTDILGLVDKDIIFDLLGAILEGDLQKALSVFDKAVKTANPLSIFEGLLQTIQLVCRFLITKEIDNAVTEHEKNRIKDLSIKRSLIFFSRLWKMLLKGIQDIKTSTCNDVAAEMMLISLCYLSDLPSPEQVIKKVLSQNVEQGNRQGRPVAPSPSVIQVADYSDPKKYVESKQQPHSVIPVRDTGIHVENKQQNYDFDKILQLLRRSNQIYLYKQLCNNLQLIDCKPGYLKLKAVSKLDSNFCNDLKNYLNQVTQQEWVVAVDTGYINREVSNLNYAPAVKDILDTFKGAKVVNIENKE